A genomic segment from Bacillus cereus G9842 encodes:
- a CDS encoding TetR/AcrR family transcriptional regulator, with protein sequence MSPRKAVKQELTREMIMNVARELFIAQGYQHTSMRKIATELGYSHGSIYYHFKNKAELFYAMVEQDFQLLNKKLDEICNQKLSREEQLRAVLFGFIEFGLRNQSHYEIMFLIKDAELKECLANSPNISYEKFAKVISFLCDGELNAMIIWSVFLSLHGFVAHYCRSGQTFEELQGLAKVHVEFISKSLLM encoded by the coding sequence ATGTCGCCAAGGAAAGCAGTTAAACAAGAACTAACAAGAGAAATGATTATGAATGTAGCTAGGGAGCTATTTATAGCACAAGGATATCAACATACTTCAATGCGCAAAATTGCAACAGAACTTGGATATAGCCATGGTTCGATTTATTATCATTTTAAAAACAAAGCAGAGCTATTTTACGCAATGGTGGAACAGGATTTTCAATTATTAAACAAAAAGTTAGATGAAATTTGTAATCAAAAGTTATCGAGAGAAGAGCAACTAAGAGCAGTTTTATTCGGTTTTATTGAATTTGGTCTAAGAAATCAGAGTCATTATGAAATTATGTTTTTAATTAAAGATGCCGAATTAAAAGAGTGTTTGGCAAATAGTCCTAATATTAGTTATGAAAAATTTGCGAAGGTTATTTCTTTTTTATGTGATGGGGAATTAAATGCGATGATAATATGGTCTGTTTTTTTATCATTACATGGATTTGTAGCACATTATTGCAGAAGTGGCCAAACGTTTGAAGAACTACAAGGTTTGGCTAAGGTACATGTAGAGTTTATTTCAAAATCGCTTCTTATGTAA
- a CDS encoding efflux RND transporter permease subunit, whose amino-acid sequence MNKIINFSLKNKFAVWLLTIIVTIAGIYSGLNMKLETIPDITTPIVTVTTVYPGATPEEVADKVSKPMEEQLQNLSGVNVVSSSSFQNASSIQVEYDFDKNMEKAETEIKEALTNVKLPDGVKDPKVSRVNFNAFPVISLSVASKNESLATLTENVEKNIVPGLKGLDGVASVQIAGQQVDEVQLVFKKDKMKELGLSEDTVKNVIKGSDVSLPLGLYTFKDTEKSVVVDGNITTIKALKELKIPAIPSSPNGQGSQNAGAGAQTPQMNPAAMNGIPTVTLDEIAEIKEVGKAESISRTNGKEAIGIQIVKASDANTVDVVNAVKDKVKDLEKKYKDLEIISTFDQGAPIEKSVETMLSKAIFGAIFAIVIIMLFLRNIRTTLISVVSIPLSLLIAVLVIKQMDITLNIMTLGAMTVAIGRVVDDSIVVIENIYRRMSLSEEKLRGRDLIREATKEMFIPIMSSTIVTIAVFLPLGLVKGMIGEMFLPFALTIVFALLASLLVAVTIVPMLAHSLFKKESTREKEVHHEEKPSKLANGYKRILEWALNHKIITSSIAVLLLVGSLALVPVIGVSFLPSEEEKMIIATYKPEPGQTLEDVEKIATKAEKHFQDNKDVKTIQFSLGGENPMSPGQTNQAMFFVQYDNDTKNFEKEKEEVVKDLQKMSGKGEWKNQDFGASGGSNEIKLYVYGDSSEDIKPVVKDIQNIMKKNKDLKDIDSSIAKTYAEYTLVADQEKLSKMGLTAAQIGMGLSNQHDRPVLTTIKKDGKDINVYVEAEKQNYETIDDLTNRKITTPLGNEVAVKDVMTVKEGETSNTVTHRDGRVYAEVSAKLTSDDVSKASAAVQKEVDKMDLPSGVDVSMGGVTKDIQESFKQLGLAMLAAIAIVYFVLVVTFGGALAPFAILFSLPFTIIGALVALLISGETLSVSAMIGALMLIGIVVTNAIVLIDRVIHKENEGLSTREALLEAGATRLRPILMTAIATIGALIPLALGFEGSGLISKGLGVTVIGGLTSSTLLTLLIVPIVYEVLSKFKKKKTK is encoded by the coding sequence ATGAACAAAATCATCAATTTCTCGTTAAAAAATAAGTTCGCAGTTTGGCTACTAACCATTATTGTTACGATTGCGGGAATTTACTCTGGCCTCAATATGAAGCTGGAAACAATTCCTGATATTACAACACCGATTGTGACAGTAACTACGGTCTATCCTGGTGCTACACCAGAAGAAGTAGCCGATAAAGTTTCAAAGCCGATGGAAGAACAACTACAAAATTTAAGTGGTGTTAACGTTGTTAGCTCATCATCTTTTCAAAACGCATCTTCTATTCAAGTAGAATACGATTTTGATAAAAATATGGAAAAAGCAGAAACAGAAATTAAAGAAGCTCTCACAAATGTAAAGCTCCCTGACGGTGTTAAAGACCCTAAGGTTTCACGAGTAAACTTCAATGCTTTTCCTGTTATTTCGTTAAGCGTAGCAAGCAAGAATGAATCTTTAGCTACCTTAACTGAAAATGTAGAGAAAAATATTGTACCGGGCTTAAAAGGACTTGATGGTGTTGCATCTGTTCAAATTGCAGGCCAACAAGTAGATGAAGTACAGCTCGTCTTCAAGAAAGATAAAATGAAAGAACTAGGACTAAGTGAAGATACTGTAAAAAATGTAATTAAAGGATCGGATGTATCTTTACCACTTGGCCTATATACGTTTAAAGACACGGAAAAATCAGTTGTTGTAGATGGCAATATTACAACGATTAAAGCATTAAAAGAACTCAAAATCCCAGCTATACCTTCATCACCTAACGGTCAAGGTAGTCAAAATGCTGGCGCTGGTGCACAAACGCCGCAAATGAATCCAGCTGCTATGAACGGAATTCCAACAGTTACATTAGACGAAATTGCTGAAATTAAAGAAGTTGGGAAAGCAGAATCCATTTCTCGAACAAATGGAAAAGAAGCAATTGGAATTCAAATTGTGAAGGCCTCTGATGCAAATACAGTTGATGTTGTAAATGCAGTAAAAGATAAAGTAAAAGATCTTGAGAAAAAATATAAAGATTTAGAGATCATTTCAACATTCGACCAAGGTGCACCTATTGAAAAGTCAGTTGAAACAATGCTAAGCAAAGCAATTTTCGGTGCTATCTTTGCGATTGTTATTATTATGCTGTTCCTACGAAATATTCGAACAACGTTAATCTCTGTCGTTTCAATACCACTTTCGTTATTAATTGCTGTTTTAGTCATAAAGCAAATGGATATTACGCTTAACATTATGACGCTTGGAGCAATGACAGTTGCTATAGGCCGTGTTGTTGATGACTCAATTGTTGTTATTGAAAATATTTACCGACGTATGTCGTTATCAGAAGAGAAATTGCGCGGAAGAGATTTAATTCGTGAAGCTACGAAAGAAATGTTTATTCCGATTATGTCTTCTACCATTGTGACAATCGCTGTATTCTTACCGCTAGGACTTGTAAAAGGTATGATTGGTGAAATGTTCTTACCATTCGCCTTAACTATTGTCTTCGCTTTATTAGCATCGTTACTAGTGGCTGTTACAATCGTACCAATGCTTGCCCATTCCTTATTTAAGAAAGAAAGCACGAGGGAAAAAGAGGTACATCATGAAGAGAAACCAAGCAAATTAGCAAATGGGTATAAACGTATACTTGAATGGGCTTTAAATCACAAAATTATTACATCTAGTATTGCTGTCCTTCTATTAGTTGGTAGTCTCGCACTTGTACCGGTTATCGGTGTAAGTTTCTTACCTTCTGAAGAAGAAAAAATGATTATCGCAACATACAAACCTGAACCAGGTCAAACATTAGAAGACGTTGAAAAAATTGCAACGAAAGCTGAGAAGCACTTCCAAGATAATAAAGACGTGAAAACAATTCAGTTCTCATTAGGTGGAGAGAATCCAATGAGCCCTGGTCAAACAAATCAAGCTATGTTCTTCGTTCAATATGATAACGACACGAAAAACTTCGAAAAAGAAAAAGAAGAAGTCGTGAAAGATTTACAAAAAATGTCTGGAAAAGGTGAATGGAAAAACCAAGACTTCGGAGCAAGTGGCGGTAGTAACGAAATTAAACTATACGTTTACGGAGATAGCTCAGAAGACATTAAGCCTGTCGTAAAAGATATTCAAAATATCATGAAGAAAAATAAAGACTTAAAAGATATAGATTCTAGTATTGCAAAAACATATGCAGAGTACACTTTAGTCGCAGATCAAGAAAAGCTGAGTAAAATGGGCTTAACGGCTGCTCAAATTGGAATGGGACTTTCTAATCAACATGATCGCCCTGTTCTGACAACAATTAAAAAAGACGGTAAAGATATCAATGTATATGTAGAAGCTGAAAAACAAAATTATGAAACAATCGATGACTTAACAAATCGCAAAATTACAACACCACTTGGTAATGAAGTAGCTGTAAAAGATGTTATGACTGTAAAAGAAGGTGAAACATCGAATACAGTAACACACCGAGATGGCCGTGTTTATGCAGAGGTTAGTGCAAAATTAACATCTGATGACGTTTCAAAAGCATCTGCTGCAGTCCAAAAAGAAGTAGATAAAATGGATCTTCCTTCTGGTGTAGATGTTTCTATGGGCGGTGTTACTAAAGATATTCAAGAATCATTCAAGCAACTTGGCCTAGCGATGTTAGCTGCGATTGCCATTGTATACTTCGTTCTTGTCGTTACATTTGGCGGTGCCCTTGCACCATTCGCAATTTTATTCTCGCTACCATTCACAATTATTGGGGCCCTTGTTGCCTTATTAATCTCTGGTGAAACATTAAGTGTATCTGCAATGATTGGGGCGCTTATGTTAATCGGTATCGTTGTAACAAACGCAATCGTGCTTATCGACCGCGTTATTCATAAAGAAAATGAAGGTTTATCAACACGTGAAGCTTTATTAGAAGCTGGTGCAACACGCTTGCGTCCAATTTTAATGACTGCAATTGCAACAATCGGAGCTCTTATCCCGCTTGCATTAGGATTTGAAGGTAGCGGCTTAATTTCTAAAGGACTTGGTGTAACAGTAATTGGTGGATTAACAAGTTCAACGTTATTAACACTTCTTATTGTTCCAATTGTTTATGAAGTATTAAGCAAATTTAAAAAGAAAAAAACAAAATAG
- a CDS encoding TetR/AcrR family transcriptional regulator, giving the protein MKEKERLIIESAMKLFATKGVNATSVQEIVTASGISKGAFYLYFKSKDELLLATLRYYYDKIQKKMLDIEQESLLPREKFAKQLHCQFNDIQKHKEFIIMHARENAIPFNKEVEEFMMRMKLESHAFYRNSLLSIYDEKIMPYLLDLVIMVEGICRGYLELIILQATEIDLSYISAFILKRVDNLVDGLVESSEEPILHEEKLGEFLCKSELIKEQVKEHFLKEIIGFKRTLADQLEDDELLVTLDVLEAEMRLLNPRIPVIRGMLANLEVYPELKEFRLRLIGYYNIKNS; this is encoded by the coding sequence ATGAAAGAAAAAGAGCGTTTAATTATAGAATCGGCTATGAAGTTATTTGCTACTAAGGGTGTAAATGCGACATCAGTGCAGGAAATTGTGACAGCTAGTGGTATATCTAAGGGAGCTTTTTACTTATATTTTAAATCAAAAGATGAGCTTTTATTAGCGACACTTCGATATTATTATGACAAAATTCAAAAGAAAATGCTGGATATTGAGCAAGAGTCTTTGTTACCACGTGAAAAATTTGCAAAACAATTACATTGTCAGTTTAATGATATACAAAAGCATAAAGAGTTTATTATTATGCATGCGAGAGAAAATGCGATTCCGTTTAATAAAGAAGTGGAAGAATTTATGATGCGGATGAAGTTAGAGTCTCATGCATTTTATCGAAATAGTTTATTGTCCATTTATGATGAAAAGATTATGCCATATTTATTGGATTTAGTAATTATGGTGGAAGGCATATGCCGTGGGTATTTAGAATTAATTATTTTACAAGCAACAGAAATTGATTTATCTTACATCTCTGCTTTTATTTTAAAAAGAGTAGATAATTTAGTAGATGGCTTGGTAGAATCTTCGGAAGAACCTATTTTACACGAAGAAAAGCTTGGAGAATTTCTTTGTAAATCAGAGCTCATTAAGGAACAGGTTAAAGAGCATTTTTTAAAAGAAATTATTGGATTTAAGCGTACTCTAGCTGATCAATTAGAGGACGATGAGCTGCTAGTAACATTAGATGTTTTAGAGGCGGAAATGCGATTGCTTAATCCAAGAATTCCGGTAATTAGAGGTATGTTAGCAAATTTAGAGGTTTATCCGGAATTAAAAGAATTTCGCTTACGCCTTATAGGATACTACAATATAAAAAATTCTTAA
- a CDS encoding NAD-dependent epimerase/dehydratase family protein has protein sequence MKKALVLGASGSMGYAIVNELCGRGIHVVAFARNKERLGALFSGNKHVEVVAGDVFVKEDIMNAAKDVDIIFHVVNIPYSDWEKQQEKLLINILEVSKHYGIKLGIVDNIYAYGRQGEGLVKEEAKKRPHTKKGKIRLQLEEMAKQANVRMFIAHFPDFYGPNAESTLVHHTLKGILANKMSSFVGDKKIAREYIFTPDGAKAMVELALHDEAYGQNWNIPGYGVITGEEMIQHIRELTGYTKRLITVKRGMIQFIGLFDKQMKEFMEMLYLTEKPVVLSGEKYERYIGDIPKTSYYNGLKEMIISMQKKGV, from the coding sequence ATGAAAAAGGCTTTAGTATTAGGTGCTTCTGGTTCAATGGGTTATGCAATTGTAAACGAATTATGTGGCCGAGGGATTCATGTGGTTGCTTTTGCAAGAAATAAGGAGAGATTAGGTGCATTATTTTCTGGGAACAAACATGTAGAAGTTGTAGCCGGCGATGTATTTGTAAAAGAGGATATAATGAATGCTGCTAAAGATGTTGATATTATATTTCATGTTGTAAATATTCCGTATTCAGATTGGGAGAAACAGCAAGAGAAATTATTAATAAACATATTAGAGGTATCGAAACATTACGGTATCAAACTAGGGATAGTTGATAATATTTATGCGTATGGAAGGCAAGGGGAAGGGCTTGTAAAAGAAGAGGCTAAAAAAAGACCACACACAAAGAAAGGGAAGATTCGTTTACAACTTGAAGAGATGGCAAAACAAGCTAATGTACGAATGTTTATTGCTCATTTCCCAGACTTTTATGGTCCAAATGCAGAAAGCACACTTGTTCATCATACATTAAAGGGAATACTTGCAAATAAAATGTCTAGCTTTGTTGGAGATAAAAAGATTGCCCGTGAATATATTTTTACACCAGATGGTGCAAAAGCAATGGTTGAATTAGCTTTACATGATGAGGCCTATGGACAAAATTGGAACATACCAGGTTATGGTGTTATTACAGGTGAGGAAATGATTCAACACATACGGGAATTAACGGGATATACGAAACGATTAATAACTGTAAAAAGAGGAATGATCCAGTTTATTGGTTTGTTTGATAAGCAGATGAAAGAATTTATGGAAATGCTATATTTGACGGAAAAACCAGTTGTATTAAGCGGGGAGAAATATGAGAGGTATATCGGGGATATACCAAAAACTTCGTATTATAATGGGCTAAAAGAAATGATTATATCTATGCAAAAAAAGGGTGTGTAA
- a CDS encoding AI-2E family transporter yields the protein MQIKNLFQSKGFQRLLVLVILALVLYGLQSMLNLILITFILTYLMDRFQKFISRKLDHFMPINRKIIIAFLYVMLIGGIAITLFKYLPVLTIQISQLIYQFNVFLRNPPDSELIKYAVNAVNHMELSKYVGQGVDILYKSITNVGKFGLQVLLSLILSLFFLLEKSRIVGFTAKFKESRLAIFYTEIEYFGKKFARSFGKVIEAQFLIAVVNCVLSVIALWILGFPQLLGLALMIFLLGLIPVAGVIISLFPLCMIAYNIGGIMYVVYILVIVTVIHALESYVLNPKFMSQKTNLPIFYTFMVLIFSEHFLGVWGLIIGIPIFIFLLDVLDVTSDEIEKDVGTK from the coding sequence ATGCAAATAAAAAACCTGTTTCAAAGCAAAGGATTTCAGAGGTTACTCGTATTAGTAATACTTGCTCTCGTGTTATACGGGCTGCAAAGTATGTTGAATTTAATATTAATTACGTTTATTCTCACGTATTTAATGGATCGATTCCAAAAGTTTATTTCCCGCAAATTAGATCATTTCATGCCTATTAATCGAAAAATTATTATAGCATTTCTATATGTAATGTTAATTGGTGGAATTGCTATTACGCTATTTAAATATTTACCAGTATTAACGATACAAATTTCACAATTGATTTACCAATTCAATGTATTTTTAAGAAACCCACCAGATAGTGAACTAATTAAGTATGCAGTTAATGCTGTCAATCATATGGAGCTTTCTAAATATGTAGGACAAGGCGTAGACATTTTGTATAAATCAATTACGAATGTTGGTAAATTTGGTCTTCAAGTTTTACTTTCTTTAATTTTGAGTTTGTTTTTCTTACTAGAAAAATCTCGTATTGTTGGTTTTACTGCAAAGTTTAAAGAAAGCAGGCTTGCAATTTTCTATACTGAAATTGAGTACTTCGGTAAGAAATTTGCACGTTCATTCGGAAAAGTAATCGAAGCACAATTTTTAATTGCAGTTGTTAACTGTGTTTTATCCGTGATTGCACTATGGATATTAGGATTCCCGCAATTATTAGGTTTAGCATTAATGATTTTCTTGCTTGGATTAATTCCAGTAGCGGGGGTTATCATTTCGTTATTCCCACTTTGTATGATTGCTTACAATATTGGCGGTATTATGTACGTTGTTTATATTTTAGTTATCGTAACAGTGATTCATGCGCTTGAAAGTTACGTATTAAATCCGAAGTTTATGTCGCAAAAAACAAATTTACCGATTTTCTATACTTTTATGGTATTAATTTTCTCAGAGCACTTCTTAGGTGTATGGGGACTGATTATCGGTATTCCAATCTTCATTTTCTTACTAGATGTTTTAGACGTGACAAGTGATGAAATTGAGAAGGATGTTGGAACAAAATAA
- the lrgA gene encoding antiholin-like murein hydrolase modulator LrgA gives MSTKKVYSFLSQAFIFSAIMLISNIIATHLPIPMPSSVIGLVILFSLLCLKVIKLEQVESLGTALTGIIGFLFVPSGISVINSLGVMGQYFVQILTVIVVATVILLAVTGLFAQFILGKDEKETEDTKELKVVNKGRKHGKVA, from the coding sequence ATGAGTACGAAAAAAGTATACAGTTTCTTATCACAAGCATTCATATTCTCAGCTATTATGTTAATTTCTAATATTATTGCAACACATTTACCAATTCCGATGCCTTCATCGGTAATCGGGTTAGTTATTTTATTTAGTCTATTATGTTTAAAAGTTATTAAATTGGAGCAAGTTGAATCACTTGGAACAGCTTTAACAGGTATTATCGGATTCCTTTTCGTCCCATCAGGTATTTCAGTTATTAATTCTCTTGGTGTAATGGGACAATATTTTGTACAAATTTTAACTGTAATTGTTGTAGCAACAGTTATTTTACTAGCTGTAACAGGATTATTTGCACAATTTATTTTAGGAAAAGATGAAAAAGAAACAGAAGATACAAAAGAATTGAAAGTAGTAAATAAAGGACGCAAGCACGGAAAGGTTGCGTAA
- the lrgB gene encoding antiholin-like protein LrgB, whose translation MASTMTPYFGIVVSLIAYGIGTLLFKHSKGFFLFTPLFVAMVLGIVFLKVGNFTFEEYNTGGKMISFFLEPATIAFAIPLYKQVDKLKKYWWQILSAIVVGSICSVIVVFIVAKAIGLDTAVMNSMLPQAATTAIALPISESIGGIPAITSFAVIFNAVIVYALGALFLKTFRVKHPIAKGLALGTAGHALGVAVGIEMGEVEAAMASIAVTVVGVVTVVVIPMFMPFIG comes from the coding sequence ATGGCAAGCACAATGACTCCATATTTCGGAATCGTCGTTTCATTAATCGCATACGGGATCGGAACGTTATTATTCAAGCATTCAAAAGGATTCTTCTTATTTACACCATTATTTGTAGCGATGGTATTAGGGATTGTCTTTCTAAAGGTAGGTAACTTTACTTTTGAAGAATATAATACTGGCGGAAAAATGATTAGTTTCTTCTTAGAACCAGCAACAATTGCATTCGCTATCCCACTATACAAGCAAGTGGATAAGTTGAAAAAATATTGGTGGCAAATTTTATCGGCTATCGTGGTGGGATCTATTTGCTCAGTAATTGTCGTGTTCATTGTTGCAAAAGCAATCGGTTTAGATACAGCAGTAATGAATTCAATGCTACCACAAGCAGCAACAACAGCAATTGCGTTACCAATCTCAGAAAGTATTGGTGGTATTCCAGCAATTACATCGTTTGCAGTTATTTTCAACGCAGTTATCGTATACGCATTAGGGGCATTATTCTTAAAAACATTTAGAGTTAAGCATCCGATTGCAAAAGGTTTAGCACTTGGAACAGCGGGCCATGCATTAGGAGTTGCAGTAGGAATTGAAATGGGTGAGGTAGAGGCAGCGATGGCAAGTATTGCTGTAACGGTAGTTGGGGTTGTAACAGTAGTTGTCATCCCAATGTTTATGCCATTCATTGGATAG
- a CDS encoding ABC-F family ATP-binding cassette domain-containing protein gives MSLLTVEKLGHTFGDRTLFKDVSMRLLAGEHVGLVGANGVGKSTFMNIITGQLIHDEGRVEWTPGTHYGYLDQHTVLTPGRTIRDVLADAFLPLFEKETALNEVTEKMGTATPEELEELLEQMAEIQDALEAGGFYLLDMKIEEAARGLGIDAIGLDRDVSALSGGQRTKVLLAKLLLEQPEVLLLDEPTNYLDVEHIHWLTTYLKEYPHAFLLISHDTEFMNKCVDVIFHLEFTKMTRYTATYEKFLELAEINKNQHINAYEKQREFIKKQEDFIAKNKARYSTTGRAKSRQKQLDRMELIDRPETAIKPEFSFKESRASSRFVFEGENVEIGYTHPLLPKLSMTIERGEKIAIVGCNGVGKSTLLKTILGKIKPLNGKTSLGDFLEPAYFEQEVKADNITPIDDVWNTFPGLDQHQIRAMLAKCGLKNEHISRPLSQLSGGEQAKVRLCKLMGEESNWLLFDEPTNHLDVTAKEELKKAMKAYKGTILLVCHEPEFYEDWITKVWDVEKWSQNSK, from the coding sequence ATGAGCTTATTAACAGTTGAAAAATTAGGACATACATTTGGCGATCGTACATTATTTAAAGATGTATCTATGCGATTATTAGCAGGTGAGCACGTTGGATTAGTTGGTGCAAACGGTGTTGGTAAATCAACATTTATGAATATCATTACTGGTCAGCTTATTCATGACGAAGGTCGTGTAGAATGGACACCAGGCACACATTACGGTTACTTAGATCAGCATACGGTTTTAACGCCTGGACGTACAATTCGTGACGTACTAGCGGATGCATTTTTACCGTTATTCGAAAAGGAAACAGCTTTAAATGAAGTTACAGAAAAAATGGGAACTGCTACACCAGAAGAACTAGAAGAACTTCTTGAGCAAATGGCAGAAATACAAGATGCACTTGAAGCAGGTGGTTTCTATTTACTAGATATGAAAATTGAAGAGGCTGCACGTGGTCTTGGAATTGATGCTATTGGTTTAGATCGTGATGTTTCAGCACTAAGTGGTGGACAACGTACAAAAGTATTGCTTGCAAAGCTATTACTTGAACAACCAGAAGTGTTATTGCTTGATGAACCTACTAACTATTTAGACGTTGAACATATTCATTGGTTAACAACTTATTTAAAAGAATACCCACATGCATTCTTATTGATTTCTCATGATACGGAATTTATGAACAAATGTGTTGATGTTATTTTCCATCTAGAATTCACAAAAATGACACGCTATACAGCGACATATGAAAAATTCCTAGAACTAGCAGAAATCAATAAAAATCAACATATAAACGCTTATGAAAAGCAGCGCGAGTTTATCAAAAAGCAAGAAGACTTCATTGCAAAGAACAAGGCTCGTTATTCAACGACAGGTCGTGCAAAGAGTCGTCAAAAACAACTTGATCGCATGGAACTTATTGATCGTCCGGAAACAGCAATCAAACCTGAATTCTCATTTAAAGAAAGTCGTGCAAGTAGTCGCTTCGTCTTTGAAGGTGAAAATGTAGAAATCGGATATACACATCCGCTACTACCAAAGTTATCAATGACAATTGAGCGTGGTGAAAAAATTGCTATTGTTGGATGTAATGGTGTTGGTAAATCAACGCTACTAAAAACAATCTTAGGTAAAATTAAACCTTTAAACGGTAAAACAAGTCTTGGTGACTTCTTAGAGCCTGCATACTTTGAGCAAGAAGTTAAAGCTGATAATATAACACCAATTGATGATGTATGGAATACATTCCCTGGCCTAGACCAGCATCAAATTCGTGCGATGTTAGCGAAATGCGGATTAAAAAATGAACATATTTCTCGTCCATTAAGTCAATTAAGTGGTGGAGAACAAGCAAAAGTTCGTTTATGTAAGCTAATGGGTGAAGAAAGTAACTGGCTACTATTTGATGAGCCGACAAACCATCTTGATGTTACAGCAAAAGAAGAACTTAAGAAGGCTATGAAAGCATATAAAGGAACAATTCTCCTTGTATGTCACGAACCGGAATTCTATGAAGATTGGATCACAAAGGTTTGGGATGTAGAAAAATGGTCTCAAAATAGTAAGTAA
- the msrB gene encoding peptide-methionine (R)-S-oxide reductase MsrB has product MAVNEKVELATFAGGCFWCMVSPFEEMEGIIQVVSGYTGGHKEDPTYKEVCSETTGHYEAVQITFDANKMPYEELLNIYWRQIDPTDIGGQFHDRGQSYETVIFYHNEEQHKKAEASKEELEQSGRFSKPIATKILPAATFYPAEEYHQGYHKKNTFRYELYRKGSGRDAFIKQHWPKDNAHLKEKLNEMQFYVTQENGTEPPFRNEYWNHKEEGLYVDIVSGEPLFTSLDKFDSGCGWPSFTKPVMSASVKEKMDVSHNMTRTEVRSKEGDSHLGHVFPDGPGPNGLRYCINSAALRFIPKEELEKEGYGDFLILFGNKK; this is encoded by the coding sequence ATGGCTGTAAATGAAAAGGTAGAATTGGCTACATTTGCTGGAGGGTGTTTCTGGTGTATGGTTTCTCCATTTGAAGAGATGGAGGGAATTATACAGGTTGTTTCAGGTTATACAGGCGGTCATAAAGAGGACCCAACGTATAAAGAAGTGTGCTCAGAAACAACAGGACATTATGAAGCAGTACAAATTACATTTGATGCAAATAAAATGCCGTATGAGGAATTGTTAAATATATATTGGAGACAAATTGATCCGACTGATATTGGGGGACAATTCCACGACCGCGGGCAGTCTTATGAAACGGTGATTTTTTATCATAATGAAGAACAACATAAAAAAGCTGAGGCCTCAAAAGAAGAGCTTGAGCAGAGTGGACGCTTTTCAAAACCAATTGCGACAAAAATACTACCAGCAGCTACATTTTATCCAGCTGAAGAATATCACCAAGGATATCATAAGAAAAACACATTCCGCTATGAGTTATATCGTAAAGGCTCAGGACGAGATGCTTTTATTAAGCAACATTGGCCAAAGGATAATGCTCATTTAAAAGAAAAACTCAATGAGATGCAGTTTTATGTAACACAGGAAAATGGTACAGAACCACCATTTCGAAATGAGTATTGGAACCATAAAGAGGAAGGTCTTTATGTAGACATCGTTTCAGGTGAGCCGCTGTTTACTTCTCTAGACAAATTTGATAGTGGATGTGGATGGCCTAGTTTTACAAAACCAGTTATGTCAGCAAGTGTGAAAGAAAAGATGGATGTGAGTCATAATATGACACGTACAGAAGTGAGAAGTAAAGAGGGAGATTCGCATCTTGGGCATGTATTTCCAGACGGTCCAGGACCGAATGGGCTTCGTTACTGCATTAATTCCGCAGCTCTTAGATTTATTCCAAAAGAGGAATTAGAGAAAGAAGGTTATGGCGATTTCTTAATCTTGTTTGGAAATAAAAAATAA